In a genomic window of Plasmodium malariae genome assembly, chromosome: 4:
- the PmUG01_04012200 gene encoding Plasmodium exported protein, unknown function encodes MKQNSIIFVFFTKSIIFSVLVWTWKYYNELSICGELCNNKCSQIYKSNVIFRRTLNSEIDISEEKYGKLKERIFNILDESDDAFAERLKGLEHDDLFRKRFKELIVRDISEQKLNHSVQHKKIQKHDAFNYEHNLKKKSHPLKHYNSAEKYKNVPKCSKTVNSQIEIDTFPKSSKKKRYAVKHPGIAEQLLQFTKKHKILSSLLFIVILKAIVFILVSIIMSIFSMSYVPLQPQVIVLLLPIVE; translated from the exons ATGAAGCAAAATTCAATTATATTCGTCTTTTTTACTAaatctattatattttccgTTTTAGTATGGACatggaaatattataatgaa TTATCCATTTGTGGCGAATTATGTAATAACAAATGTAGCCAAATTTATAAATCAAACGTAATATTTAGAAGAACATTAAATAGTGAAATAGACATAtcagaagaaaaatatggaaagttgaaagaaagaatatttaatatattagacGAAAGTGATGATGCATTTGCAGAAAGACTAAAAGGATTAGAGCATGATGACCTTTTTCGAAAACGatttaaagaattaattGTACGTGATATTTCTGAACAAAAACTTAATCATTCAGTgcaacataaaaaaattcaaaaacaTGATGCATTCAATTAtgaacataatttaaaaaaaaaatctcaTCCCttaaaacattataatagtgctgaaaaatataaaaatgtaccaAAATGTTCAAAAACAGTAAACTCACAAATTGAAATAGATACATTCCCGAAGAGCTCAAAAAAGAAACGCTATGCTGTTAAACATCCAGGTATAGCTGAACAACTTTTacaatttacaaaaaaacataaaattctTTCTTCACTTTTGTTCATAGTAATTTTGAAAGCaatagtatttattttagtttCTATAATTATGTCTATTTTTTCAATGTCTTATGTACCACTACAACCACAAGTTATAGTATTACTATTACCAATTGTTGAATAA